The Etheostoma cragini isolate CJK2018 chromosome 5, CSU_Ecrag_1.0, whole genome shotgun sequence genome contains a region encoding:
- the LOC117944778 gene encoding alpha-(1,3)-fucosyltransferase 7: MTTLRSQTLLLLLLISLPSLLYYCFLDRKQKYHPAVSKRNISILLWHWPFGRSYSLDGDKCLKMYNISHCFLTDKTSTFPSADVVVFHDQELKRGLSSLPLHLDRPASQHWVWLSMEPPVNNANLTQLNGLFNWTMSYRRDADIFIPYGKTMVGGDELGFQAASNRSCLVSWVVSRYRPHQARACVYQNLKKYIPIEVYGKWNNKPISKKKLLPTIAKCVFYLSFENSVAKDYISEKLWRNAFQAGVIPVVLGPSRVTYEALAPPGSFIHVADFKSTSDLAAYLKHVAADRQAYVEYFQWHHTHRIKTYTDWRERLCQICVKYPSLPDNKVYQDLERWVNS, translated from the coding sequence ATGACAACATTGAGATCCCAAAccctactcctcctcctcctcatctccctcCCATCCCTGCTTTACTACTGCTTCTTGGACCGGAAGCAGAAATATCATCCAGCTGTTTCCAAGAGAAACATCAGCATCCTGCTGTGGCACTGGCCATTTGGCCGCTCTTACAGTCTTGATGGGGACAAATGCCTCAAGATGTACAACATCAGTCACTGTTTCCTCACTGACAAAACATCCACCTTCCCGTCTGCTGATGTGGTTGTCTTCCACGACCAGGAGCTGAAAAGAGGTCTGTCCTCACTGCCCCTGCACCTAGATCGCCCGGCCTCCCAACATTGGGTGTGGCTGTCAATGGAGCCTCCTGTCAACAATGCAAACCTCACACAGCTCAATGGCCTCTTTAACTGGACGATGAGCTACAGACGTGATGCAGACATATTCATCCCATATGGAAAAACCATGGTAGGAGGTGATGAGCTAGGCTTCCAGGCTGCTTCCAATCGCTCCTGCCTTGTCAGCTGGGTGGTCAGCAGATACAGACCTCATCAGGCTAGGGCTTGTGTTTACCAAAATCTAAAGAAGTACATCCCCATAGAAGTATACGGAAAGTGGAACAACAAACCCATATCAAAAAAGAAGCTGTTGCCCACAATTGCAAAGTGTGTTTTCTACCTGTCTTTTGAAAACTCTGTGGCAAAGGATTACATCAGTGAGAAGCTCTGGAGGAATGCTTTCCAAGCAGGGGTCATACCAGTAGTTCTTGGCCCCAGCAGGGTGACCTATGAAGCCCTGGCTCCCCCTGGTTCCTTTATCCATGTAGCTGATTTTAAGAGCACATCAGATCTGGCTGCCTATCTGAAGCATGtggctgcagacagacaggcatatGTGGAGTACTTCCAGTGGCACCACACTCACAGAATAAAAACCTACACTGACTGGAGAGAAAGGCTGTGTCAAATCTGTGTTAAATACCCCAGCTTACCAGACAACAAAGTCTATCAGGACCTGGAGAGGTGGGTTAACAGCTAA